In the genome of Plasmodium falciparum 3D7 genome assembly, chromosome: 2, one region contains:
- a CDS encoding rifin, producing MKMHYSEILFFSLSLNILITSSYAHSENKQYITPYTPNTSSRVLTECDIKMSIYDNDGDMKSVKENFDRQTSERFEEYDERMKDKRRKCKEQCDKDIQEIIVKDKMEKSLAKKVEKGCLRCGCGLGGVAASVGIIGPIAVNEVKKAALVAAAQKGIEVGMAKAIEELGKIVGLSDFSYLNWSAMITATTYYKPMKLVNIVNSANSMCTDSNPAFTSLFCKASYRINSEVSSSRFTEVISQEAAKAASAAGEAAKNAEKAQIALVNEESAHLYSAIGYSVIAILIILLVMVIIYLILRYRRKKKMNKKLQYTKLLNQ from the exons atgaaaatgcATTACtctgaaatattatttttttcactttcattaaatatattgataacATCATCATAT GCGCATAGTGAGAATAAACAATACATTACACCATATACACCAAATACTTCATCACGAGTGTTAACCGAATGTGACATTAAAATGTCAatttatgataatgatgGGGATATGAAATCTGTGAAGGAAAATTTCGATCGACAAACGTCAGAACGATTTGAAGAATACGACGAACGTATGAAAGATAAACGCCGAAAATGTAAAGAACAATGTGACAAAGATATACAAGAAATTATtgtaaaagataaaatggaaaaatcATTAGCAAAAAAAGTGGAAAAAGGTTGTCTTAGGTGTGGGTGTGGTTTAGGAGGTGTTGCAGCAAGTGTTGGAATAATTGGTCCAATTGCTGTAAATGAAGTGAAAAAAGCTGCTTTGGTTGCTGCAGCTCAAAAGGGTATTGAGGTAGGCATGGCTAAAGCCATTGAAGAATTAGGAAAAATAGTAGGGTTAAGtgatttttcttatttaaatTGGTCTGCAATGATTACTGCAACAACTTATTATAAACCAATGAAACTTGTAAACATTGTTAACTCTGCAAACAGTATGTGTACTGATTCTAATCCTGCTTTTACGTCTTTATTTTGCAAAGCCTCATATAGAATAAATTCTGAAGTTTCAAGTTCTAGATTTACAGAAGTAATTTCTCAAGAGGCTGCAAAAGCTGCAAGTGCAGCCGGTGAAGCTGCTAAAAATGCTGAAAAAGCCCAAATAGCCTTGGTAAATGAAGAAAGTGCACATTTGTACAGTGCAATTGGTTACTCCGTCATTGCCATATTGATTATATTATTGGTTAtggtaattatttatttaattttacgttatcgtagaaaaaaaaaaatgaataaaaaactacaatacacaaaattattaaatcaataa